The nucleotide window ttagatcatagccgaccaatcagattaaacgtaatgcattagatcatagcccaccaatcagattaaacgtaatgcattagatcatagccaactaatcagaatAAACgaaatgcattagatcatagcccaccaatcagattaaatgtaatgcatcacatcatagccgaccaatcagattaaacgtaatgcattagatcatagcccaccaatcagattaaacgtaatgcattagatcatagcccaccaatcagattaaacgtaatgcattagatcatagcccaaaaatcagattaaacgtaatgcattagatcatagcccaccaatcagattaaacgtaatgcattagatcatagccgactaatcagattaaatttaatgcattagatcatagccaaccaatcagattaaacgtaatgcattagatcatagcccaccaatcagattaaacgtcatgcattagatcatagctcaccaatcagattaaatgtaatgcattagctcctagcccaccaatcagattaaatgtaatgcatcacatcatagccgaccaatcagattaaacgtaatgcattagatcatagcccaccaatcagattaaatgtaatgcattagatcatagccgaccaatcagattaaatgtaatgcattagatcatagcccaccaatcagattaaatgtaatgcattggatcatagcccaccaatcagattaaacgtaatgcattagatcatagccgaccaatcagattaaacgtaatgcattagatcatagccaactaatcagaatAAACgaaatgcattagatcatagcccaccgatcagattaaatgtaatgcatcacatcatagccgaccaatcagattaaacgtaatgcattagatcatcgcccaccaatcagattaaacgtaatgcattagatcatagcccaccaatcagattaaacgtaatgcattagatcatagcccaccaatcagattaaacgtaatgcattagatcatagcccaccaatcagattaaacgtaatgcattagatcatagcccaccaatcagattaaacgtaatgcattagatcatagccgactaatcagattaaatttaatgcattagatcatagcccaccaaacagattaaacgtaatgcattagatcatagcccaccaatcagattaaacgtcatgcattagatcatagcccaccaatcagattaaatgtaatgcattagctcctagcccaccaatcagattaaacgtaatgcattagatcatagcccaccaatcagattaaatgtaatgcatcacatcatagccgaccaatcagattaaacgtaatgcatcagatcatagcccaccaatcagattaaacgtaatgcattagatcatagcccaccaatcagattaaacgtaatgcattagatcatagcccaccaatcagattaaacgtaatgcattagatcatagcccaccaatcagattaaacgtaatgcattagatcatagccgactaatcagattaaatttaatgcattagatcatagcccaccaaacagattaaacgtaatgcattagatcatagcccaccaatcagattaaacgtcatgcattagatcatagcccaccaatcagattaaatgtaatgcatttgatcatagcccaccaatcagattaaatgtaatgcattagctcctagcccaccaatcagattaaacgtaatgcattagatcatagcccaccaatcagattaaacgtaatgcattagatcatagcccaccaatcagattaaacgtaatgcattagatcatagcccaccaatcagattaaacgtaatgcattagatcatcgcccaccaatcagattaaacgtaatgcattagatcatagccaactaatcagattaaacgtaatgcattagatcataggccaccaatcagattaaacgtaatgcattagatcatagcccaccaatcagattaaatgtaatgcattagatcatagcccaccaatcagattaaaagtaatgcattagatcagggcgaccgtggctcaggtggtagtgggtcgtcttctgatggagaggttgggggttcgatcccagtacctgactatgtgtcgaagtgtccttgggcaagacactgaaccctaaattgctcccagtggtcgactagcgccttgcatgtcagtcctgtcccacttgtgtgtgaatgtgagagtgattgggtgaatgagctgatatgtaaagcgctttgagactgtttcagtgtggtgataaagcgctataaaaaatcaagtccatttaccatcatagcccaccaaacagattaaacataatgcattagatcatagcccaccaaacagattaaacataatgcattagatcatagcccaccaaacagattaaacataatgcattagatcatagcccaccaaacagattaaacataatgcattagatcatagcccaccaaacagattaaacataatgcattagatcatagcccaccaaacagattaaacataatgcattagatcatagcccaccaatcagattaaacgtaatgcattagatcataggccaccaatcagattaaacgtaatgcattagatcatagccgaccaatcagattaaatgtaatgcattagatcatagcccaccaatcagattaaacgtaatgcatcacatcatagccgaccaatcagattaaacgtaatgcattagatcatagcccatcaatcagattaaacgtattgcattagatcatagcccaccaatcagattagcaccaaaacagcattgaatgccagttattttctcagttttagagtttataaatgtatctatacttggagcctgatatatatatattttttttttttattgtgaattgaattaatttgtgttgatattattttttttttaattttcattttgacaaaccttttatttaatacagatgcctttgtggaaaataaattagattccaATTGTggaagatttaattttttcctttttatggtttctacatgatatgtttactgtatgtaagggaaccaacaataactgtgggggtgaaagtaactagtaactttaactttgaatactatttaattgagctactttttacttgtacttgagtattttatgtatgacttacttgtacttgaggatatatcagtactttttacacttcTGTGACTTATACAATGAAGTGACTAATATGTAAGTTTTTGGCCAACAGCGCCCCCTGGtgagtaaaatgttcattagttttctattgttgtataagacgctccctcattggtagtaattatgcctgatgtaacagtctatacatacagtatatccactatgaggagtaaaatgtgtgtgtttgcattatttaatttaatatatttgatcttcctatgataatatgacatacatttaatcacaaaaggcaACTTCGAACAGATCAATGTTGACCATGTTGATCAATgtcaactcaggctaaaatggaagctcaatgttgacaggttgtcatggcaactcaggctaagataAAAGCTGCAGAATCTACATCATTCAACAGAATTTCCTCGTGCACCGTCAGAAAtgactaaagtagctttaataatatagattaacgttgaccaaaggttgtcatcagtgagcaacgtttgagaccaaggtgagtttctaataataatgtcaactttaatgactaatttagtgattttccacaatccagtgagtaaatactgcttgttttaatctaaatgtctttacatattaagtcataatcttgtgtaaatgagctgatattgtaaagatctttggaacgactcaagctcctcccactgctgGTGCAAACTCCATTATTGGTTATAAGATCTTCGTTCTAAGCATTTGGCGGATTTGGGGCTAGATTTCCGATGCATTATATCAATTCTGGACTGGTGTGGGACAACATATATGTTTGGGACGATGCatcaatacaaaacatttacGTCGACATATTTTTTGCGTCAAATGGGcggggcgatatggccttttttaaatgtctgaatattttcaagctatatgatgatatacgatatacatctcaatattttgcccttgccttgagatgatgctttgatgtataaaaccagaatgacaatattcaatatatattgttgttttctctgtgatgtaattggggtttccccCATTATAGCATAGTACACCCTCGGATCTGGGTTGGTTGCGTTTGAATATGCGATCGGAGTATCAAATGATTTTGTCTTGTACTTTCCTGGTGTGCCTAAGGCATAAAGCGGAGGTGCAGAAGGTAgatacagtgaagaaaataagtatttgaacaccctgctattttgcaagttctcccacttagaaatcatggaggggtctggaattttcatggaaagtgcatgtccactgtatgagagttaacctaaaaagaaaaatccagaaatcacaatctatgattttttaacaacgTATTtgtgtgatacagctgaaaataagtatttgaacacctgtctatcagctagaattctgaccctcaaagacctgttagtccGCCTTTAAAAGTCCTCCTCCACTCCACTGTATTATCCTGAATCAGATGCACCTGTGTGAGGTTGTTAGCTGCATAAAGACACCTCTCCACCCCATACAATCAGTAAGACCCAAACAGTCAGCATGGCTAAGAGCAAAGAGCTgtccaaagacaccagagacaaaattgtacaactctacaaggctggaaagggctacggagaaattgcaaagcagcttggtgaaaaaaggtccactgttggagcaatcattagaaaatggaaaaagctaaacatgacgGACAATCTCAATCGGAGTGGAGCCCCATGCAAGATATCACCTCGTGGGGTCTCAATGATGCTAAGAAAGGTGAGGAATCAGCCCAGGACTACACGGCAGGACATGGTCAATGACCTGAAAAGAGCTGGGACCACTGTTTCCATGGTCACTGTTGGTAATACACTAAGACGTCATGGTTTGAAATCATGCATGGCACGGATGGTTCCCCTGCTTAAACCAGCACATGTTAAGGCCCGTCTTAAGTTTGCCAATgaccatttggatgatccagaggagtcatgggagaaagttttgtggtcagatgagaccaagattgaccTTTTTGGTCATAATTCCACTATGCGTGTATGGAGGAAGAAAAATGATGCGTaccatcccaagaacaccatccctagtgtgaagcatgggggtggtagcatcatgctttgggggtgtttttctgggggacaggacgactgtactgtattaaggagaggatgactgcagtcatgtattgtgagatattggccaaaaacctccttccctcagtcagatcattgaagatgagtcgtggctggatcttccaacatgacaatgacccaaagcacacagccaggacaaccaaggagtggcttcgtaagaagcatatcaaggttctggagtggcctagccagtctccagacctaaatccaattgaaaatctttggagggagctgaaagtccgtgttACTCAGCGACAGCCCAGAAAGCTGACTGATCTAGAGAAGATCTGTGTAGAGGAGTGGCCCAAAATccctcctgcagtctgtgcaaacctggtgaagaactacaggaaacgtttgacctctgtaattGCAAACAAAGGCTACTTTACCAAATATTAACgttggtgttcaaatacttattttcagctgtatcacacgaataaattgttaaaaaatcatagattgtgatttctggatttttctttttaggttatctctcatacagtggacatgcaccttccatgaaaattccagacccctccatgatttctaagtaggagaacttgcaaaatagcagggtgttcaaatacttattttcttcactgtatatGTGACAGAGAATAATTACAATGACTAGGGCCATGTCTGGTGTAAACCACATGTACATTAGAGGTTGGATAGGGCTTTTGTAGTGGATTCCAGTCCTAGTTTCTAGTTCACGATgtccttgaggtggtagatgttattgaaTGCGACGACTGGTTGGCAAATTAAGAATACCATATCTCGGCTTgtagggtttattcagcttGCAGTTGACGGCTCGTCTGTTggttttgttgttctgtatagcttaatttggtCTCTGTGGACCCACTTGAGCTTTGGTTGGTCTTTGTGTTGGGAATCTTTATTTGGTACACCACTGAAGACAGTTTATCGGTGACGAGGTAGGGTCCGGTCGATTTGGGAAGAAATTTCTTATCTAGTTTGGTTGCATGATAAGCGTTTTTGCCGGCGGGCAGAGCAAAACTGTAATATTAGACTCTACCTCCCACCTGTAGTTCGTCATAGGCATGTGCCAGTATCACCCCCCTTTGGTTTTGCGGGACGATAAATGCATGCATTTGTGAGTCAGCAGAGACATGGACCAAGATGCCATTGACTATCCGTAACAAGTGACGGACAGCGAACAGATGGTCGAGGTTAAGTGTGGAGGCAAAGTCAGAGGAGGAAGGATTGTCTAGTGTATTGTCCCCCATGAGGCGAATCATCAAGGAGATCACGGGGTCTTGGCCTTGTAACATCATCAGGTCTGGTTTTGCATGCGTAAGCAACCACTGGTCTGTTCGTGTATCTGGTACAGACCGGCACTGAGGCTATGCTGTCTTCACTAAAAGTTGTTGGCAAGCAACGTGATTTTAGCTATTCAGCTAGCTAAACAAAGTATTCTTATTCCCCAATGTTGCATCCTCCAAGGATCAGACTGGTGATGTAGTGGCAGGATTTAATGATTGGGAATATTCATACATTGAATttgtaaaactgaaaaaagaacacaaacaatacaaatataaatgttcttttttgtaCTCCAACAAAAGATGAGATAATTAACATAACACATCCCAAATGTCTAAATGACCATATATACATGCAAAGAaatgtacacatgtaaataagtCTGCATAACACTCAAGTTATTAACTATAGGACTAGCACATTTATCTGATGCTAACTGTTAGCTCGTAGCCATCTTCCAAAACACCACTCAAAAAAGTATGCAAAGTACATAAAAATTAACCAAACATGGTAACACAATGATATATAATGCATAACTTACGGATGAAGCCGTTTATGTGGACTTAGATGCAAGACGTAGCTGTACTGGACAGACACAGATCTTCCGTTGCGTGTGGACAGGTCAAAAAAAGGAAGTACATTACTTCCGGGTTATCTAAGCCCTTTCTGATACAGTGCAGTTACACTTTTCTGCTGCTAGATGGCGGCCACAACACATAGATAAACATGAACTGATTTACAATACAGAGGCAGTGTGCTGAAAAGCCCAGATGGAATTCCTTGTTGTGGTCAGGATAGGCGAGGCACGGAGCCTTCGTTAGCATATCGATTAAAGTCTGCATAGCGTGTTGTTGGGGCTCACCCCAAGTGAAAGGGACATCCTTCTTTAGGAATGTGTAAAGAGGTTTTGCTAAATTGGCGTAATTGTCAATGAATTGCCTGGAGTAGCTACAGATACCAAGGAAGTTTCTTAAACCTGAGACATGCTGGGGAACCTTGAAGTTCTGAAGACCCTGAATGTGTTGTGCCTGTGGTTCCACACCGTTACCGACTAGGAGACCGACATAGTTCACTGTTGTGCGGGAACATTGACACTTGGACAGTGAGATTTTGGCACTGGCGCAGGTCAGTACATGATCAATTTCACTCCTGTGGTTtgcaaatgttgtgtttttcattattatgtCATCAACAAATATATGAGGGTGtcatgagactttcaacatggctgctgtttGGTTCAAAGTTGTGCGACATCGGATTTGTCTCGACTACAATGATACCGTtcctaaattatttcataaaatggtcCTGAGAGCAGAGCCAGCGGAGTCACGTGCGCGctagagccaatcactggagagctcatgacatcatcactgtggagttagaactgatgacatcatcactgtggatgagctttttctgtttttgatcaccgtcttgcatccaacactgcactacGTAGAGCACTTAGAGGTTCGCTTCCGTTCTGTGCATCTtctgtgcatctaaactgaacCAGACTGACTCTGTTCCGCCCATCTGTAAGATACACTGTCTCAAAgtaacttttgtgtgtgtgtgtgtgtgtgttagcggcatataatatatacatcgGAAACTATAACAGAATGTCTCACTGCACGTAAagctacatattattattattattattattacgtatTATGACAGGCCCATATTTTACTGGCCTCAAATCAACAGgaacaagtatttattaattttaatgtgaCACATTTAACATGTGATCATTACTTTGTTTTATCCCAAGATATAGATTGTAAATTGAGGAAACATTGGAATTGAGCTGCTGAAAGGAAGTGACGGattgctgctctgctgctttTTATGGGAACACCTTTAAACATTGAAGGGCTTAATTATGGGACATCTAACGTCAAAGGTAAGTTACGATTTTCTAACTGGTTTCTGCATTTAACtcattttgttaacatttaaaacagggaTTCACATCCAACaacatgttatatataattgtaCACAATATGTTTCAAGGCTGTagatattgaatatttttgtaatccagTATTCCACTGAAAATTCCATagattaatatatttttttagttaaagagaAATTATATTCATACATGAGAAACTAACATATTTGATGTAGGAATGAATGaaccatttgtttccttttttagacAATAAACACTTTTGCTTTTTAGCAAACGGCAATTGCATCTCAGGAAATGTGACtagttaatataaaaatgaataaaaccaaCAGAATAACATAACTTTCTACCTCTGCCAAGTCCAAACATCTtctcagatatctacaactacatagatatctttatttgaGGAACATTGAAGATAACTTGAACTAAAGTTTAGACTTGGTAACGTGACGTTTTCCATATCTTTAACTTTCATTCTACGGAGTCCAAATGAGGTTTGATATaaattcattttgaaaaaaaaaaaacaggattgaaGTGCAAATATTTCTAACCAGTTTCTAGGTTAGAgattaaatgtgtaaacagTTTGCCATTGGTTTCCATCATCTACCACCCACCATTAAAAGTCATGTGATGTGTGATATAATCTGAGAAAGGTCTCTACTGCTCATGGGGaacgtattttttttaatataaattagcagtgaatggattaaaaaataaccaatcaATTGCAAATCTGACTAAATAATCACGATTAATCACAATTTGTGAATTTCAGTCACAAGTTGCAAAAAAATTACGTGTATTTATAAGTtacaagtaaagtaatttaatttgttcccaaacaaaatcactgagaaatgtagtgtgtggtccatgcagactttaaaggtttgtgctatgttaaacttcagtctgttaatacacaatatattggttattttaaagaaaaaagattgtacattaaaataaaatgcgcaAAAAATCTAACctataatttagaaaaattccAGTGTCAATACGAGAGAACTTTAGAACTAATTTGAACCTTAAACATTCAAactattgcacttttacattcagctgctgaggcacagccgactgtccacattactacaggatgactgaatcaatgctaAATACTAGAGGTGATCTCAGTGAGATGGACTCAGAAACATTAGTAAAGGAACGTTCCACAACAATGAGTGTCCTGTTaatgtgctgcttgtctctgtccCTCAGTTTGTGGACATGTCTCCTGCCTGCAGTGGGACGTCtgaacatcacttcctgtgctcCATCTGTCTGGAGGTGCTCACTGATCCAGTCACCACACCATGTGGACACAACTTCTGCAAAACATGCATCAGCACACACTGGGACACCAGTACCACCAGCAGGTGTCCCGTGTGTAATCAGGTGTTCAGCACTAAACCTCAGCTGAAGGTCAATATTATGATGCGTGAGATGGTTTCTCAGTTCAGACGTGAATCTGAGAagaaagcagcagcaccaggagaAGTTCTCTGTGATGTCTGCACTGGAACCAAAGTAAAGGCCCTGAAGTCCTGCCTGGACTGTGGGGTCTCCTACTGTGAGACTCACCTGAAGCCTCATCTGACAGCATCAGGCCTGAGAAGACATCAGCTGGTGGAGCCTGTGGAGAACCTGGAAACCAGGATGTGTCCAAAGCACAGCAAACCTCTGGAGCTGTTCTGTCAGAGCGATCAGACACGTGTCTGCTTGATGTGTTCTGTTTTGGAGCACAGGAGTCACCAGTTAGTCCCTCTGGGAGAAGATCTGTTTGAAGACAAGAAAGTTTATCTTCAGCAGATGATCCaaaagagacgagagaagctgGAGGAGATCAGAGAGTCAGTGAGATTCAGGAAGGAAGCAGCAGACAGAGGGAAAGCTGAAGGTGTGGAGCTGTTCACTGCTCTGATGGAGCTTGTTCGAAGAGGCCTGAAGGACCTAATGAAGACAATGGAGGAGCAACAGGaagcagaagagagagaggctgaaggtttgatcaaagagctggaggaggaaatctctgagctgatgaagagaagctctgaggtggaacagctctcccactctgaagaccacctcctccaacacttctgctccctgaaagctcctccaaccaccaaggactggacagaggtcatggtccatccatcatcatatgaaggaactgtgctgagagctgtggctcagctggaggacacactcagtgacgAGATGATGAAGATAAAGATGTTAGAGATGAAGAGGCTGCAGCAGTTTGCAGTAGCTGTGACTCTTGATCCTCTTACAGCTCATTCTAACCTCATCCTGTCTGATGATGAAAAACAAGTTTACTGCAGTGATGTGAAGAAGAAACTTCCACACAACAAAGAGAGATTTTCTcattgtgtctgtgttttaGGGAAACAGAGTTTCAGTTCAGGTAGATTTTACTTTGAGGTTCAggttaaaggaaaaactgaCTGGGATTTAGGAGTGGTTAAAGAATCCATCAACAGGAAGGGATATATTGCTGTGACTCCTAAGAATGGTTACTGGATGGTGGCActcagagatggaaatgtgtatAAAGCATGTGGAGATTCTTCAGTCActcttcatctgaagtgtgttcctgagaaggtgggtgtgtttgtggactatgaggagggtgtggtctccttttatgatgtagatgctgcagctctgatctactccttcactcactgctgcttcactcatAAACTACACCCATACTTTAGTCCCTGTTTAAACCATGGTGGTAAAAACTCAGCACCTCTGATCATctgtcctgtcaatcaaagtgaatgatcagtgtcatgatgaagtctcaccaacaatagattcaatggttctctgcaaccattcacttctccaggttggttacgcactccatccaacctaacatgtatgtttctcaacagtgggaggaaacattttattaaagaagtttcacatttggtgtttggattgtgatgaaataaaagtggattaaaaaaaaaaatattttacaaaattattcATTGTACAAAcgtgttacatgttttatgatcagttaaaatgtgttagtggttagtaaaataggaacatgatgattttttctatggaatataatgaaaataagatGCTCAGGTTATCTAAGGAGTTTGTGTAAGTCCATCtaagtttaatttgtaattgtgttgaGTATAACTgtggtacattttatttttaagtgttgtatgtgggtataaatgttaatatataaaactcttttgttttttgtcatattactTTTGAAACCTACATGTAAAAGAGGGTGATTGAACGTCGAATAAGTATTCTCTGTTTATCCAGGTttacttaattttaattgaatttaactgtttttttttgtttgtttttttaatttctcttagagttttatttcaagaaaaaagcACTTGTAAAGATCACAGGCATCTATacactttattattgtatatgtcaAAGTGTGTTGAATGCCACCCTTTGTAAACTTTGCGTAattgttcaaacaaaaacacagaaaaataaagaatttacaaaaaaaaatgtgctgaaaataAAGCATTTGCATGAATTAAGAAGAATAAAgtgttcaatcaatcaatcaatcttttatttgtatagcgccaaatcataaccaatggtatctcaagacactttacagtagagcagtcttaaggacggactcttcaaggaaaaccttctgttaagcagcaggaaccttgtgtggatcccattcctatgatgaacagccatccacgttatgctgtgttgggtgtgtgcagaggagagggtggagacagagatgttgagactctgtaactccacactaaggatcccacggacctgcaagacaaaagccagaaggagtacaggagcaaacacacaaggga belongs to Gouania willdenowi unplaced genomic scaffold, fGouWil2.1 scaffold_129_arrow_ctg1, whole genome shotgun sequence and includes:
- the LOC114458569 gene encoding E3 ubiquitin-protein ligase TRIM39-like isoform X1, whose protein sequence is MGHLTSKFVDMSPACSGTSEHHFLCSICLEVLTDPVTTPCGHNFCKTCISTHWDTSTTSRCPVCNQVFSTKPQLKVNIMMREMVSQFRRESEKKAAAPGEVLCDVCTGTKVKALKSCLDCGVSYCETHLKPHLTASGLRRHQLVEPVENLETRMCPKHSKPLELFCQSDQTRVCLMCSVLEHRSHQLVPLGEDLFEDKKVYLQQMIQKRREKLEEIRESVRFRKEAADRGKAEGVELFTALMELVRRGLKDLMKTMEEQQEAEEREAEGLIKELEEEISELMKRSSEVEQLSHSEDHLLQHFCSLKAPPTTKDWTEVMVHPSSYEGTVLRAVAQLEDTLSDEMMKIKMLEMKRLQQFAVAVTLDPLTAHSNLILSDDEKQVYCSDVKKKLPHNKERFSHCVCVLGKQSFSSGRFYFEVQVKGKTDWDLGVVKESINRKGYIAVTPKNGYWMVALRDGNVYKACGDSSVTLHLKCVPEKVGVFVDYEEGVVSFYDVDAAALIYSFTHCCFTHKLHPYFSPCLNHGGKNSAPLIICPVNQSE
- the LOC114458569 gene encoding E3 ubiquitin-protein ligase TRIM39-like isoform X2, producing the protein MSPACSGTSEHHFLCSICLEVLTDPVTTPCGHNFCKTCISTHWDTSTTSRCPVCNQVFSTKPQLKVNIMMREMVSQFRRESEKKAAAPGEVLCDVCTGTKVKALKSCLDCGVSYCETHLKPHLTASGLRRHQLVEPVENLETRMCPKHSKPLELFCQSDQTRVCLMCSVLEHRSHQLVPLGEDLFEDKKVYLQQMIQKRREKLEEIRESVRFRKEAADRGKAEGVELFTALMELVRRGLKDLMKTMEEQQEAEEREAEGLIKELEEEISELMKRSSEVEQLSHSEDHLLQHFCSLKAPPTTKDWTEVMVHPSSYEGTVLRAVAQLEDTLSDEMMKIKMLEMKRLQQFAVAVTLDPLTAHSNLILSDDEKQVYCSDVKKKLPHNKERFSHCVCVLGKQSFSSGRFYFEVQVKGKTDWDLGVVKESINRKGYIAVTPKNGYWMVALRDGNVYKACGDSSVTLHLKCVPEKVGVFVDYEEGVVSFYDVDAAALIYSFTHCCFTHKLHPYFSPCLNHGGKNSAPLIICPVNQSE